The DNA segment GTGGTTTCATCTCTTATTTTTTATGCCTATTTCAGTTTTCCATTTTTATTTCACTTCCTTTTAGTCATTCTTGTTAACTACGCGTTTAGCGAATGGATGTTTCGGAAAAAAGAAAAAAGCGAAAATCACAACAGTGTTTTATACACAATTGTCGTTTTAAACGTATTGAATTTAGCGTTTTTTAAGTATTTTTACTTTATTACCGATTCATTATATTCTTTAACAGGGTATCCAAGTTTTAAAGAAATTGCTGGTTCATGGAGTATTTTTTTACCACTAGCGATTAGTTTTTATACCTTTCAGATCATTGCTGTACAAGTGGACATCCACCGCGGGATCATAGAAAAAAGAATGTCCACTGTGGACTACTTCTTGTTCATTTTGTTTTTCCCTCAGCTCATAGCAGGTCCGATTATGAGGTCACAGGATTTCCTCCCTCAACTCGACCACCCAACCATAGACCAAGACCGAATGAAAAAGGGAATATTCCTCATCATAGGTGGATTATTTAAAAAGGTTATCATTGCAGAAAACATCGCACCGATCATTTCTCCTTTGTATCTGGACCCAGCGAAATACGATAGTTTTTCGATTTTCTTTAGTGTTCTTGCCTTCGCGATCCAAGTGTATTGTGACTTTTCTGGGTATACGGATATGGCAAGAGGATCTGCTAATTTACTGGGATACGAAATTCCAGAAAACTTCCAAGGTCCATTTTTTTCACAATCCTTCAGAGAACTTTGGAGCAGATGGCACATCACATTGTCATCTTGGTTACGTGATTACATTTACATTCCGTTAGGTGGGAGTAAAGGAAGCATTTTCCGATCCAATTTAAATTCCTTTATCACCATGTGCCTTGGAGGGTTGTGGCATGGAGCCAATTGGGCCTTTGTCCTTTGGGGTGCGTATTTAGGAGCATTGATTTGGATCGAAAGGTCTTTATACCTCCACCGCGGGAAAAAGAAATTCATACCAGATACCTTTCCACTTGCAGGAATCATTCGAACCATTGTGATCTTCATTGTATTTACATTCTCTGGAGTGTTTTTCCGTGCGGCAGCAAGAGGAGCAGAATCCTTAAATGTTGCCTATGAAATTTTTAAAGGTGTTTTAACCCTTCGCAATACTGGTGATACCTTAAGCCGAGTTGATGAACTTCCCACTTTCATTGCCTTAGGACTCATGTTCAACTGGTTCCAATACTCACCGTTTGTGTATGAAAAACTAAAACCCTTTCAAAATATTTTACTCCCCATTTTATCCGTCGTAATCTTACTTTTACTCGGA comes from the Leptospira ellinghausenii genome and includes:
- a CDS encoding MBOAT family O-acyltransferase, whose translation is MLFNSIPYLILFALTYLIYWNIPQKGRKPLLVVSSLIFYAYFSFPFLFHFLLVILVNYAFSEWMFRKKEKSENHNSVLYTIVVLNVLNLAFFKYFYFITDSLYSLTGYPSFKEIAGSWSIFLPLAISFYTFQIIAVQVDIHRGIIEKRMSTVDYFLFILFFPQLIAGPIMRSQDFLPQLDHPTIDQDRMKKGIFLIIGGLFKKVIIAENIAPIISPLYLDPAKYDSFSIFFSVLAFAIQVYCDFSGYTDMARGSANLLGYEIPENFQGPFFSQSFRELWSRWHITLSSWLRDYIYIPLGGSKGSIFRSNLNSFITMCLGGLWHGANWAFVLWGAYLGALIWIERSLYLHRGKKKFIPDTFPLAGIIRTIVIFIVFTFSGVFFRAAARGAESLNVAYEIFKGVLTLRNTGDTLSRVDELPTFIALGLMFNWFQYSPFVYEKLKPFQNILLPILSVVILLLLGIFGDGGQDFIYFQF